TAACTATTATTTTCATTAATTAGAATTACGAATTTATGATCTAAATTACTCCAAATCCTCATATAATTAAACGTATTATCTAAGGTTAAGTAATCCGTTAGAAATATTCCTATTTTACGCTCCGAAGCTTCATAAACGTTTTTAACGAAAGCATTACTTTCGTTTATTCCTATATAGTTATCTATTACAATAAAGTCCCACTTTTTACTTAATACACTCTTTAACCGATCATATCTCTCATCGTATAATACTGATATAGGATTATCTCTAAGTTTAAGCAAATAAAAATCATCAATCTTTTTTAAACTTGAGGAAATTTCGCACCCATCTAATAAACCATTCCCATAATGGCCTAACATGGTAGATAAAGTGTGCAAGGAGTCGTTATCTATTAAAAGAACACTAAGGAAATTCCTACTTAGCAATTTGGATAATTTATAAGCAAATTTACTTTTGCCTATTCCGCCTTTCAGGCTCAAAAGGAAAATTGAAATTGTCATAATATTGATAATTCCAATCCATTAATAAACTTTAGCTGGATATTTTCTAACTACTTTTTCTTCCAGTTTCTCCAATCGCCGAATTTTTTATCATACTCTGGACATCCTCTCCTCCAGTTAATACTCTTTATCCAATTAACGTTAACGAAAATATCAAAGAATTTTTTCTCCTTTAATGGTAAATCGTCTTTCACGTATCTCTCTATTTTATTAATGAAGTTCATCATTTCCTCTTCATTATTGAAGTAGAAGATAATTACTCCCTTAGTGAGTAGACTTAAAGGAAACCCGAATATTCCGTATTTTCCTGGAATATCTTTCACTATTTCTAAAAATTCGTTTAACGGTATTTTTAATGAGCTTATTGGTATTCCCAACTTATAACAATTTAATGAATTTTCGTGCTGAACACCATTCTTGTAAGCTAACCAACATTCCTCGCACTTTCCCCATTCTTTGCCAAAGTATTTCCACATCTTAATATACCTCCTCTATGAACTTTATGGCAGTGTTTAGGTCTATTCTTAATGGATTACCACTATCATTTACCATTTCGTAAAATGTTTTAGCATACTTTAACGCCTCGTCTAATTTAGCGAACTCTGACAACCTTTTCCGGGTTCCTATTTTCCTTAAAAATTCCTCAACAAAATCATATAGAGGCTCGCTGTTAAATTCTATTTCCTTTAATTTATCTTTAGCAACATCGTAATTTAACTTAATCGCAGAAGGGAGAGAAATGCATGAAGTAACACCATGTGGTATATTAAACCTAGGACCAAAAACGTATCCGAAAACGTGACTAATTCCCATCTTTACGTATCTCATAGTTATAGAGGATAACCAAACTCCTATTTGGCATTCTAACCTATTTTCAATTACGTCTATGTTAGCTAAACACCTAATTAATTTCTTATACCCCTCTATTGCTAACGCGTCAGTAAATGGAGTAGAAAACCTAGAATAAAGTGCTTCTACTGCATGATCAATAGCTCTAACTCCAGAGGCTAAAAGTAACCATTTAGGGGTTTCTAGCGTAGCTCTAGGATCTAAAATTATTACATCTGCACCTTTTCCCATATTGACTTTCTTTATGCCATCAGACGTAAAACCGCCAAAACTAGTATGTTCAGCACCAGAGAATGTAGTAGGTATTGCTATGAAATAACCGCTAAATACCAATTTTATGCTATCAATTACACTTCCTCCACCTAAACCTATTACTACATTATAGTTCTTTAATTCGTCCCTTAATTTTTGTAAATCTTCCTCTGGAGTATGTTGCCTAGGACCTTCTATCACATCAGCATTTATGATATTTAGTATTTGTGAGAGGATATTGCTTTTTAGCAGACTTCTCGTAGTAACTACTGCTATTTTACCCCTAACGTTTTTCAGCCAATCTAATGCATCATTTCCGTAAATAACCTGAGTAGTAGGATATTCTAATTTATACACATCATTATTATACTTTATCACAATAATAAAATTATAAGCAAATACTAGGCTAAATTTTAGTATAAATTTAGTTTCAAACTGAAATTATAATTTAAATCTAATTAGAAGTTTATCCAATAAAGTTAGGTTATGAAATAATACTAACGCAGAAATTATCGGAAGGGAATAATAAACTAGAACGAAATATATGAATGAAGATAATATTGAAAGTATTGTGGCAGTTATTGAAGTTATTGATAAAGCTATAGAGTACATTACAATACTAGGTAAGAATACGCAGCAAGAAGATCCAGATACTAAACCTAACGAGGGTACTAAAACTATTGACTTGTTTATCCTAGTCTTACTTAACCTCCAAAGATCCTTAATTTCAACCACGTTTAACGCTATTAATATAGCTAAGATTACTCCCATAAATGTTGAGAAAGGTATTACATCTCCCTCATATGGCCCTATGAAGAACCAAATTGCAGGACTATTTGACACCCATTCTAAGAAATACGGTAATGGTGGAGGTATTGAGTAGCCTATTCCAGCATTTATCGTAAAAATAAGTGGTATTCCTCTAATTGAACCGGGTAATAATAAGTAAAAGAAGAATGAGTATAGGATTACGTGGTATGCCATATATGATATTAACGTTACCCAAAGAGATTTATATTTCTTATATTTTATTAATTTATTTCCTATGAATTTATAAAATGATTTAGGTATAATTAAAATAACAAATAACCAAAAGGATAATGTAGATATAGTGGACCATAATAATAGATTTGATTTGCTAATAAAGTAAGATATTAATGATAATATTAGAAAAATAAGTGACAAAATAACACGTTTCATAAAGTAAATTAAGAAAATACAATAAAAAAATCTTTTTGTCTTAATTATCCCCAGGCAGGAGATGATGTTGATGAGGAAGTTGATGAAGAAGACGAAATTATGG
The genomic region above belongs to Saccharolobus caldissimus and contains:
- a CDS encoding iron-containing alcohol dehydrogenase codes for the protein MYKLEYPTTQVIYGNDALDWLKNVRGKIAVVTTRSLLKSNILSQILNIINADVIEGPRQHTPEEDLQKLRDELKNYNVVIGLGGGSVIDSIKLVFSGYFIAIPTTFSGAEHTSFGGFTSDGIKKVNMGKGADVIILDPRATLETPKWLLLASGVRAIDHAVEALYSRFSTPFTDALAIEGYKKLIRCLANIDVIENRLECQIGVWLSSITMRYVKMGISHVFGYVFGPRFNIPHGVTSCISLPSAIKLNYDVAKDKLKEIEFNSEPLYDFVEEFLRKIGTRKRLSEFAKLDEALKYAKTFYEMVNDSGNPLRIDLNTAIKFIEEVY
- a CDS encoding ParA family protein, which encodes MTISIFLLSLKGGIGKSKFAYKLSKLLSRNFLSVLLIDNDSLHTLSTMLGHYGNGLLDGCEISSSLKKIDDFYLLKLRDNPISVLYDERYDRLKSVLSKKWDFIVIDNYIGINESNAFVKNVYEASERKIGIFLTDYLTLDNTFNYMRIWSNLDHKFVILINENNSYNYSSNQLLYAIL